Proteins encoded within one genomic window of Novipirellula galeiformis:
- a CDS encoding prephenate dehydrogenase, whose amino-acid sequence MPPTPDSLSDSWPARVAIVGVGLLGGSVARSIRRTVPGVHVVGVVRCAEKGQRWIELGIIDSVAESIEQGCQDVDVVVVATPVDLVAASVIRAAEVSQADCLITDVGSTKRTIVQAVLRDAGASAKFVAAHPIAGSEKTGAEHATADLFVGKVIVLTPSEQTPKRQLDLADHFWRRTGGRIVTLSPEDHDTHLASVSHVPHLASSAVAKLINQDSANLVGSGWLDITRVAAGDPAMWLAICQENRTAIDEQLAHLAGSIEDLRAWIRTHDDASLLRWLKEAKTIRDSF is encoded by the coding sequence TTGCCCCCGACCCCAGATTCACTTTCGGATTCTTGGCCCGCTCGTGTCGCGATCGTCGGCGTGGGGCTGCTTGGTGGCAGCGTGGCACGTTCGATTCGTCGAACCGTCCCGGGGGTGCATGTCGTCGGTGTCGTGCGTTGTGCCGAAAAGGGCCAGCGGTGGATCGAGCTGGGGATCATCGATTCGGTGGCCGAATCGATCGAACAGGGGTGCCAGGACGTGGATGTCGTCGTCGTGGCAACCCCGGTCGACCTCGTTGCCGCCAGCGTGATTCGAGCTGCCGAGGTTTCTCAAGCGGATTGCTTGATCACCGATGTGGGCAGCACCAAACGCACGATCGTGCAAGCGGTGCTCCGCGACGCGGGGGCGAGCGCCAAGTTTGTCGCCGCCCACCCGATCGCGGGCAGTGAAAAAACCGGCGCCGAACATGCCACGGCCGACTTGTTCGTCGGCAAGGTGATTGTGCTCACCCCCAGCGAGCAAACGCCAAAGCGACAACTCGATTTGGCGGACCATTTCTGGCGGCGAACCGGCGGACGGATTGTCACGCTCAGCCCCGAAGATCACGATACCCACTTGGCATCCGTCAGCCACGTGCCACACTTGGCATCCTCGGCGGTGGCAAAATTGATTAACCAAGATTCGGCGAATCTGGTGGGCAGCGGATGGCTCGACATCACGCGTGTCGCAGCCGGTGACCCCGCGATGTGGTTGGCGATTTGCCAAGAGAATCGCACCGCGATCGACGAACAACTTGCCCATCTCGCAGGATCGATTGAAGACTTACGTGCATGGATTCGCACCCACGACGATGCCAGCTTGCTTCGATGGCTGAAGGAAGCGAAAACGATTCGAGATTCGTTTTAA
- the ribA gene encoding GTP cyclohydrolase II produces MAIELNTVPEAVHAINRGEVVIVVDAEDRENEGDFICAAEKATPETVNFMLSGRGQLCVSVLPEVCKRLEISPIVAQNDAPLKTAFMTPIDIRSARTGITAREKSETILRMTDESCTANEFVRPGHVYPLLAKEGGVLRRAGHTEASIDLARMAGLHPAGVLCEVLDETGDRASRDSLAAIAKKNNLKIISIEQLIAHRRVSEKLISRAAEAELPTKYGNFKIIVYSVQYEDQQPIALVYGDLTEASDDEAVAPLVRMHSSCFTGDLISSLRCDCGDQLHMALETISKEGRGTLVYLPQEGRGIGLAQKIRAYALQDNGMDTVEANHALGFKADMRDYGIGLQILKDLGLSEVRLLTNNPKKTEAFNLRGFDLRVVDQVPIVSAANEHNQKYLNTKREKLGHKLPTL; encoded by the coding sequence ATGGCCATCGAGCTTAACACCGTTCCCGAAGCGGTCCATGCCATCAATCGAGGCGAAGTGGTGATCGTCGTTGACGCGGAAGACCGCGAAAACGAGGGCGATTTCATCTGTGCTGCGGAAAAGGCCACCCCCGAAACGGTCAATTTCATGCTTTCCGGTCGAGGCCAATTGTGCGTCTCGGTACTGCCGGAGGTTTGTAAACGGCTCGAGATTTCGCCGATTGTGGCTCAAAACGATGCCCCGCTGAAAACAGCCTTCATGACCCCCATTGATATCCGGTCGGCGCGAACGGGGATCACCGCGAGGGAGAAAAGCGAAACCATTCTTCGCATGACCGACGAGAGTTGTACGGCCAACGAGTTCGTCCGCCCGGGGCACGTTTACCCCTTGCTGGCCAAAGAAGGGGGCGTTTTGCGTCGAGCCGGACACACCGAAGCCTCGATCGACCTCGCCCGCATGGCGGGGCTTCATCCGGCCGGAGTGCTTTGTGAAGTGCTCGACGAAACCGGGGATCGGGCTTCACGCGATTCGTTGGCCGCGATCGCCAAGAAAAACAACCTCAAGATCATTAGCATCGAGCAACTCATCGCCCACCGACGCGTCAGCGAAAAGCTGATCAGCCGTGCGGCCGAAGCGGAGCTGCCGACGAAATACGGTAACTTCAAAATCATTGTCTACTCGGTCCAATACGAAGACCAACAACCGATCGCGTTGGTCTACGGTGACTTGACCGAAGCCTCTGACGACGAAGCCGTGGCGCCACTCGTGCGAATGCATAGCAGTTGCTTTACCGGCGATTTGATCTCATCGCTGCGTTGCGATTGTGGCGACCAATTGCACATGGCGCTCGAAACGATTAGCAAGGAAGGCCGAGGCACGTTGGTGTATCTGCCGCAAGAGGGACGCGGTATCGGATTGGCTCAGAAGATTCGGGCATACGCACTGCAAGACAACGGCATGGACACCGTCGAAGCCAACCACGCGTTGGGTTTCAAAGCCGACATGCGTGACTATGGCATCGGATTGCAAATTTTGAAGGACTTGGGTCTCAGCGAAGTCCGCTTGTTGACGAACAATCCGAAGAAAACGGAAGCATTCAACCTGCGTGGCTTTGACCTGCGTGTCGTCGATCAAGTTCCAATCGTTTCCGCGGCCAACGAGCACAACCAAAAGTACCTCAATACCAAACGCGAAAAGCTCGGCCACAAATTGCCAACCCTGTAA